Proteins encoded by one window of Rhodopirellula islandica:
- the ileS gene encoding isoleucine--tRNA ligase has product MSANSTAAFRAPAASPHFPTLEEQVLAFWDQHSIYEQSLARRANAPTFVFYEGPPTANGMPHPGHCLTRAIKDVFPRYKTMRGYRCERKAGWDTHGLPVEVEVGKELGIHSKEEIEAYGVEPFIQKCQSSVWRYMQEWQTLTRRLGFWVNLEEAYVTYHQSYVESVWWSLKNLFDRGLLYQGHKIVWWWAQGGTALSAGEVGQGYREVADPSVYVLFPLADQPERSLVVWTTTPWTLPSNMYAAVKPELEYAVVKDSETGQELVLAAALVESLAGKLKRELTVIETVTGESLVGKRYQPPFDDYHSRLGDPSGELITGEKESLYWRVVAADFVTTDSGSGLVHLAPAFGEIDHEVLVTERTRFVEGQRPELLCAVGPDGKFTDEFASMKGVWVKEADKTLTRTLRESGRLLHLEQYLHDYPFCWRADDDPLIQYPRESWFIRTTKFRDLMLKNNSKIGWQPEHIRDGRFGNFLDSNVDWALSRERYWGTPLPIWVCQSTGRMEAIECYEELLAKPGVDGTQVWDNAKAANPELPDDLRVHKPYIDSVTYDSPFESGARMQRVSEVIDCWYDSGAMPFAQWGWPHQNDAQFQEQFPADFISEAIDQTRGWFYSQLAISTMLFGEGASIREAGTQASESTPSRDSESDYPHPFRNCIVLGLMLSQWYEAAGKDGQPKTVLLSEAEVEQAEGKFTKKTGKMSKSLRNYRSPSEIFDKYGADAMRWYFFANQAPWNSIIYSDQAIRDSIPEFLLRLWNTYSFFSIYAEIDGFNPTSATNADDQLTPQSLASAPTYRPINERSEIDRWIHSELHRTLATVIDRMDAFDNYNACQAITNLLDGLSNWYVRRSRDRFWASDADSPDKHDAYWTLYEVMLELTKVIAPFVPFLADTLWKELTAPFGDKVLPSVHLCDFPQPDASRVDQKLSDSMRLLREIASMGRSARADAKLKVRLPLSKVEVILTDNSSIDWLQSHDALVREELNVKAVDYTTDGGEYVQYTIVPNFKRLGPKVGKNIPLVKKMLGEADGNQLLTQLQTAGYVEVELPSGPLKLDGEDIEIRLQAREGWAAAQGSGCVVVLNTEVTPELRREGLAKDLIRGIQSQRKELDCQYTDRIRVAVETSDAELQAAIETHREMICSETLANELIAGTLKNAQQVSMEGGELFVAKVSDA; this is encoded by the coding sequence CTTCGTTTTCTACGAAGGCCCCCCAACGGCCAACGGGATGCCTCACCCGGGTCACTGCCTGACACGCGCGATCAAAGACGTCTTCCCTCGCTACAAAACGATGCGGGGCTATCGCTGCGAACGCAAAGCCGGCTGGGACACGCACGGGTTGCCGGTTGAAGTCGAAGTCGGCAAAGAACTCGGCATCCACAGCAAAGAAGAGATCGAAGCCTACGGCGTTGAACCCTTCATCCAGAAATGCCAATCCAGCGTGTGGCGTTACATGCAGGAATGGCAAACGCTGACCCGCCGACTCGGGTTTTGGGTCAACCTGGAAGAAGCCTATGTGACGTACCACCAATCCTACGTGGAGAGCGTCTGGTGGTCGCTGAAAAATCTGTTCGACCGCGGACTGCTCTACCAAGGCCACAAGATCGTGTGGTGGTGGGCTCAAGGCGGCACGGCACTTTCCGCTGGCGAAGTCGGGCAGGGCTACCGCGAGGTCGCTGACCCAAGCGTCTACGTGTTGTTCCCGTTGGCTGACCAACCAGAACGATCCTTGGTGGTCTGGACCACGACCCCCTGGACGTTGCCCAGCAACATGTACGCGGCGGTGAAGCCCGAACTGGAATACGCCGTTGTCAAAGATTCCGAAACCGGTCAAGAACTGGTCCTGGCCGCCGCACTGGTGGAGTCACTCGCAGGCAAACTCAAACGCGAATTGACAGTCATCGAAACGGTCACGGGCGAGTCGCTGGTCGGCAAGCGCTACCAACCTCCGTTTGACGATTACCACTCGCGACTGGGCGATCCAAGCGGCGAATTGATCACCGGTGAAAAGGAGTCGCTGTACTGGCGCGTCGTGGCGGCTGATTTTGTGACCACGGATTCGGGCAGCGGTCTGGTTCACTTGGCACCTGCATTCGGTGAAATCGATCACGAAGTTTTGGTCACCGAGCGAACTCGATTCGTCGAGGGCCAGCGCCCCGAACTCTTGTGTGCAGTCGGCCCCGACGGAAAATTCACCGATGAGTTTGCATCGATGAAGGGCGTCTGGGTCAAGGAAGCCGACAAGACTCTGACGCGAACGTTGCGTGAGTCCGGTCGCCTGTTGCACCTGGAACAGTACCTGCACGATTATCCGTTCTGCTGGCGAGCCGACGATGACCCGTTGATCCAGTACCCTCGAGAAAGCTGGTTCATCCGAACGACCAAGTTCCGCGACTTGATGTTGAAGAACAACAGCAAGATCGGCTGGCAACCCGAACACATTCGCGATGGACGCTTTGGGAACTTCCTAGACAGCAACGTTGACTGGGCGTTGTCGCGGGAACGCTACTGGGGCACGCCGCTTCCGATTTGGGTTTGCCAATCCACCGGTCGCATGGAAGCCATCGAGTGCTACGAAGAATTGCTCGCCAAACCCGGCGTGGATGGAACGCAGGTTTGGGACAATGCCAAAGCGGCCAACCCTGAACTGCCCGACGATCTTCGCGTTCACAAACCCTACATTGATTCGGTCACCTACGATTCGCCGTTCGAATCGGGCGCCCGAATGCAGCGGGTCAGCGAAGTCATCGACTGCTGGTACGACAGCGGTGCGATGCCGTTTGCCCAATGGGGATGGCCGCATCAAAACGACGCTCAATTCCAAGAGCAATTCCCGGCGGACTTCATCAGCGAAGCCATCGACCAAACCCGCGGTTGGTTCTACAGCCAACTGGCGATCAGCACGATGTTGTTTGGCGAAGGGGCCTCGATCCGGGAAGCTGGAACTCAGGCCAGCGAATCCACACCGTCTCGCGACAGTGAATCGGACTACCCGCATCCGTTCCGCAACTGCATCGTGCTGGGATTGATGCTGTCTCAGTGGTACGAAGCGGCTGGCAAAGATGGCCAACCCAAAACGGTGTTGCTGTCCGAAGCGGAAGTCGAACAAGCCGAGGGCAAGTTCACCAAGAAGACCGGCAAGATGTCCAAGAGTCTTCGGAACTATCGCAGTCCCTCGGAGATCTTCGACAAGTACGGTGCCGATGCGATGCGTTGGTATTTCTTCGCCAATCAAGCACCGTGGAATTCGATCATCTACTCCGATCAAGCGATCCGCGATTCGATCCCCGAGTTCCTGCTGCGACTCTGGAACACATACAGCTTCTTCTCGATCTACGCTGAGATCGATGGGTTCAATCCCACGTCGGCCACCAACGCGGACGATCAGCTGACGCCCCAGTCATTGGCTTCGGCACCCACCTATCGCCCCATCAACGAACGAAGTGAGATCGATCGTTGGATCCATTCTGAATTGCATCGCACCTTGGCGACCGTCATCGACCGCATGGATGCGTTTGACAACTACAACGCGTGCCAAGCGATCACGAACTTGCTGGATGGTCTGAGCAACTGGTACGTCCGCCGCAGCCGCGATCGGTTCTGGGCCTCCGATGCCGATTCCCCCGACAAACACGATGCGTACTGGACGTTGTACGAAGTGATGCTGGAACTGACCAAGGTCATCGCTCCCTTCGTTCCGTTCCTGGCCGACACGTTGTGGAAAGAATTGACCGCGCCGTTTGGCGACAAGGTGCTGCCGAGTGTTCACCTGTGTGACTTTCCCCAACCGGATGCCTCCCGCGTCGATCAAAAGCTTTCCGACTCCATGCGATTGCTGCGAGAGATCGCATCGATGGGACGCTCGGCTCGTGCCGACGCCAAGCTGAAGGTCCGCCTGCCGCTGTCCAAGGTCGAAGTGATCCTGACGGACAATTCGTCGATCGATTGGTTGCAAAGCCACGATGCGTTGGTGCGAGAAGAACTGAACGTGAAAGCGGTCGACTACACGACCGATGGCGGCGAGTACGTCCAGTACACCATCGTCCCCAACTTCAAACGGCTGGGCCCCAAAGTGGGCAAGAACATCCCGCTGGTCAAAAAGATGCTGGGCGAAGCGGACGGCAACCAATTGCTGACTCAGCTGCAAACGGCCGGCTACGTGGAAGTTGAACTTCCATCGGGTCCCTTGAAGTTGGACGGGGAAGACATTGAGATTCGCTTGCAAGCCCGGGAAGGTTGGGCAGCTGCTCAAGGTTCAGGCTGCGTCGTCGTGCTCAACACCGAAGTCACTCCCGAACTTCGTCGTGAAGGATTGGCCAAGGACTTGATCCGCGGGATCCAAAGCCAACGCAAAGAACTCGATTGCCAATACACCGATCGAATCCGTGTGGCCGTGGAAACGTCGGATGCGGAACTGCAGGCCGCGATTGAAACCCACCGTGAAATGATTTGCAGCGAAACCTTGGCCAATGAACTGATCGCTGGCACATTGAAGAACGCTCAGCAAGTCAGCATGGAGGGCGGCGAATTGTTTGTCGCCAAGGTGAGTGACGCGTGA
- the purN gene encoding phosphoribosylglycinamide formyltransferase, with the protein MSDASPLKVAVFLSGGGRTLANLIRHRDDHGLPIEFRLVIASREGLGGIKIAEEAGIETRVVRKGDFDTDEAYCEAMFGPCRNAGATHVVMAGFLKHVLIPSDFEQRVINIHPSLLPAFGGKGMYGHNVHAAAIKRGVKISGCTVHYVDNLYDNGPIIHQKACPILPTDTPDDLASRVFQLECETLPEAIRMMAASQEPAAS; encoded by the coding sequence GTGAGCGATGCAAGCCCCCTCAAAGTAGCCGTCTTCCTCAGCGGAGGCGGTCGCACGCTGGCCAATTTGATTCGCCATCGCGATGACCATGGTCTGCCCATCGAATTTCGGCTGGTGATCGCCAGTCGAGAGGGTTTGGGCGGAATCAAAATCGCGGAGGAGGCTGGCATCGAAACACGCGTCGTTCGGAAAGGCGACTTCGATACCGACGAAGCCTACTGCGAAGCCATGTTTGGTCCTTGCCGAAACGCCGGGGCGACGCACGTGGTCATGGCGGGTTTCTTGAAACACGTTTTGATCCCCAGTGACTTCGAACAACGCGTGATCAACATTCATCCGTCCTTGCTGCCTGCCTTCGGAGGCAAGGGGATGTACGGCCACAACGTGCATGCCGCGGCGATCAAGCGAGGCGTGAAGATCAGTGGTTGCACGGTTCACTACGTTGACAACCTTTATGACAACGGGCCGATCATCCATCAGAAGGCCTGCCCGATCCTTCCCACCGACACGCCCGACGACCTCGCCTCGCGGGTGTTCCAACTCGAATGCGAAACGCTGCCCGAAGCCATCCGCATGATGGCCGCCTCGCAAGAACCCGCCGCATCGTGA
- a CDS encoding Gfo/Idh/MocA family oxidoreductase translates to MTTANRRSFLKTATTATIGIGTVGIQSATAAESSDKLNLAIIGCTNRGAAIGNDAIKSGMVNVVALCDVDPSRTARFKQQHPDAKVYDDFRKMFDDMGGKIDACTVGTPDHTHFPIAMRAISEGVATYVEKPLAHTFEECELLIAAEKKHNGICQMGNQGHSSSQRMQFKTWVEDGIIQNVRRVDACMNKGRRWHPWGDVTGYPAAEPMPAGMNWDVWSATAPMRDYSKRLDGGNWRGWYDYGDGAFGDWGPHTLDSIHRFLELGLPYEVRADKLEGQNDYIFPMATTIAFEFAERGPGMPAMSINWYDGVKNTPPRPKALGEGKSVPACGKVIYSDDLTFIGGTHSGKLSILSDSEDAIETPKIPAGETNQNHMKNFLLAAMGKEECNSKFAVSGPLTQVFMIGCIAQRLGGTLKFDAETREITNNDQANQLLKGHAPRKGWEEYYTL, encoded by the coding sequence ATGACTACCGCCAACCGTCGCTCTTTTCTGAAAACGGCCACGACCGCGACCATTGGCATCGGAACCGTCGGCATTCAATCCGCGACAGCGGCCGAGTCGAGCGACAAGCTGAACCTGGCGATCATCGGTTGCACAAATCGCGGAGCCGCCATTGGCAACGACGCGATCAAATCCGGCATGGTCAATGTCGTTGCCCTTTGTGACGTCGATCCGTCCCGCACCGCTCGCTTCAAACAGCAACACCCTGATGCGAAGGTTTACGATGACTTTCGCAAGATGTTTGACGACATGGGCGGCAAGATCGACGCTTGCACGGTGGGAACGCCCGACCACACGCACTTTCCCATTGCCATGCGTGCGATTTCAGAGGGTGTCGCCACCTACGTCGAGAAACCACTTGCGCACACGTTCGAGGAGTGTGAGCTGCTGATCGCAGCAGAAAAAAAGCACAACGGCATCTGCCAAATGGGGAATCAGGGGCACTCGTCTTCTCAACGCATGCAGTTCAAAACCTGGGTTGAGGACGGAATCATCCAAAATGTCCGCCGCGTCGACGCTTGTATGAACAAAGGACGTCGTTGGCATCCATGGGGAGACGTGACCGGGTACCCAGCCGCGGAGCCGATGCCGGCTGGAATGAACTGGGACGTGTGGTCCGCGACCGCACCGATGCGTGACTACAGCAAGCGGCTCGATGGAGGCAATTGGCGAGGTTGGTACGACTATGGCGATGGTGCGTTCGGCGATTGGGGACCGCACACCTTGGACAGCATTCACCGCTTCCTCGAATTGGGACTGCCCTACGAAGTCCGCGCCGACAAATTGGAAGGGCAGAATGACTACATCTTCCCCATGGCAACCACGATCGCATTTGAATTCGCAGAACGTGGACCAGGCATGCCGGCCATGTCAATCAACTGGTACGACGGAGTCAAGAACACGCCTCCTCGCCCGAAGGCACTGGGCGAAGGCAAATCGGTTCCCGCTTGCGGAAAGGTGATCTACAGCGATGATTTGACATTCATCGGTGGCACGCACAGTGGGAAACTCAGCATTCTTTCGGATTCAGAGGATGCGATCGAGACGCCCAAGATTCCTGCAGGCGAAACCAACCAAAACCACATGAAGAACTTCTTGCTCGCCGCGATGGGCAAAGAAGAATGCAATTCGAAGTTTGCAGTCTCGGGTCCGTTGACGCAGGTCTTCATGATTGGCTGCATCGCTCAGCGACTTGGTGGAACTCTCAAGTTTGACGCGGAAACGCGAGAGATCACGAACAACGATCAAGCCAACCAGCTTCTCAAGGGGCACGCTCCCCGAAAAGGCTGGGAAGAGTACTACACGCTGTAG